The Virgibacillus dokdonensis genome includes a window with the following:
- a CDS encoding aldehyde dehydrogenase family protein — MRTNLNHYFINGEWIGSTGSETIQVCNPATEEVIGEISSGTEEDLNKAVAAAKAAFPSFSKTSKEERIQLLEAIANEYENKKDELIDVITEELGSPVSISQNVHYTMGYNHFKHAAEALKDFSFEENRGNHKIRKESIGVSGLITPWNFPTNQTSTKIAGAIAAGSPMVLKPASMTPFAAMMLADILATAGVPKGVFNLVNGSGSTIGNGISKHPDIDFVSFTGSGKVGEKIMKNGAETIKKVALELGGKSPLVVLEDADMEKAAKTAAWNIMMNTGQVCSAATRAIIPTSKKEAFEKAVKQAVSSFEYGDPKQTETKTGPLISKDQWDTVQSYIEKGIHEGATLLLGGTGKPEGLETGYYVKPTVFTDVTNDMVIAQEEIFGPVLSVITYNDLDEALEIANDTIYGLAGYVVGKDKRTLAHVANNIKAGQITVNDGKTDFFAPFGGYKQSGIGREWGDYGIEEYLEVKAIMGLSS, encoded by the coding sequence ATGCGAACAAATCTAAACCATTATTTTATTAACGGTGAATGGATCGGCTCAACTGGTTCCGAAACGATCCAAGTATGCAATCCTGCGACCGAAGAAGTGATTGGTGAGATTAGTTCTGGAACCGAAGAAGACCTCAATAAGGCAGTGGCTGCAGCAAAAGCAGCTTTCCCATCTTTTTCAAAAACGTCAAAAGAAGAACGAATCCAATTGTTGGAAGCCATCGCCAATGAGTATGAAAATAAAAAAGACGAACTGATTGACGTAATTACAGAAGAACTAGGATCTCCAGTATCTATTTCCCAAAATGTTCACTACACCATGGGATATAACCATTTCAAGCATGCAGCCGAAGCATTAAAAGACTTTTCTTTTGAAGAAAATCGAGGAAATCATAAAATTCGCAAAGAATCAATTGGTGTAAGTGGGTTAATTACACCTTGGAACTTCCCAACTAATCAGACCTCGACAAAAATAGCGGGAGCGATTGCAGCCGGTAGTCCCATGGTATTAAAACCAGCTTCGATGACACCTTTTGCAGCCATGATGCTAGCTGATATCTTGGCAACGGCTGGTGTTCCAAAAGGTGTGTTTAATTTAGTAAACGGTTCTGGTTCAACGATTGGAAATGGCATTAGCAAACATCCAGATATTGATTTTGTCTCCTTCACAGGTTCAGGAAAAGTAGGCGAAAAAATCATGAAAAATGGAGCAGAAACAATTAAAAAAGTAGCTCTTGAACTTGGAGGGAAATCACCACTTGTCGTATTAGAAGATGCAGACATGGAAAAAGCCGCGAAAACTGCGGCTTGGAATATTATGATGAACACAGGTCAAGTTTGCTCTGCAGCAACAAGAGCAATTATTCCAACTTCGAAAAAAGAGGCATTTGAAAAAGCAGTCAAACAAGCTGTTTCCTCTTTTGAATATGGAGACCCAAAACAAACAGAAACAAAAACAGGGCCGCTTATATCTAAAGATCAATGGGATACGGTACAATCCTATATTGAAAAGGGGATTCATGAAGGAGCAACTTTACTCCTCGGTGGCACTGGAAAACCAGAAGGCTTAGAGACAGGCTATTATGTAAAGCCAACCGTGTTTACAGATGTAACCAATGATATGGTCATTGCTCAAGAAGAAATTTTTGGACCTGTCCTCTCTGTCATCACCTATAATGATTTAGATGAAGCGCTAGAGATCGCTAATGATACGATTTATGGTCTGGCAGGTTACGTTGTCGGCAAAGATAAGCGGACACTTGCTCACGTAGCCAACAATATAAAAGCCGGACAAATTACGGTGAATGACGGAAAGACCGATTTCTTTGCTCCGTTTGGTGGCTATAAACAATCGGGTATTGGTAGAGAATGGGGCGACTACGGTATTGAGGAGTACCTCGAAGTAAAAGCGATTATGGGGTTATCTTCATGA
- a CDS encoding aminoglycoside 6-adenylyltransferase translates to MRTEQEMMQLIMQTAHHFVYLMQFKDGNRLDLTLIPEEKLASFQPFDSLSVLLMDKDQLIGELPPPSERDYYIQRPTEQAYADKCNEFWWICLNISKGLWREEITYTMFMYEQINRNVLMQMIDWYIGVKTNFLVSAGKLGKYYPNYLDEEDWEKYRKTYSCGKDVDRIWEALFTMCDLFTKLSKHVAHTLDFAFQQEDVTNVMMYMRRIRKLENYG, encoded by the coding sequence ATGCGAACGGAACAGGAAATGATGCAGCTTATTATGCAAACAGCGCATCATTTTGTTTATTTGATGCAATTTAAGGATGGAAATCGGCTTGATTTAACATTGATTCCGGAAGAAAAGCTTGCTTCGTTTCAACCATTTGATAGTTTAAGCGTGTTATTGATGGATAAAGATCAGTTAATTGGCGAATTACCTCCACCTAGTGAACGAGATTATTATATTCAAAGACCAACAGAGCAAGCATATGCAGATAAGTGCAATGAGTTTTGGTGGATTTGTTTGAATATTAGTAAAGGATTATGGCGGGAAGAGATAACGTACACGATGTTTATGTACGAACAAATTAACCGCAATGTACTTATGCAAATGATCGATTGGTATATTGGTGTGAAAACGAATTTCTTAGTTAGTGCAGGAAAGCTTGGCAAGTACTATCCCAACTATTTAGATGAAGAGGACTGGGAGAAATACAGGAAGACATATAGCTGCGGCAAGGATGTTGATCGGATTTGGGAAGCATTATTTACGATGTGTGACTTATTTACGAAGTTATCCAAACATGTGGCGCATACGCTTGATTTTGCGTTCCAGCAAGAAGATGTAACGAATGTCATGATGTATATGAGGCGCATAAGAAAACTTGAAAATTACGGATAA
- a CDS encoding S66 family peptidase, with product MLMKPNKLQKGDRVATVSPSWGGAGETELRNRYEIGVRRLEEVFGLEVVPMPNSLKGAAYVYENPQARAEDLMQAFQDPTIKAIIANIGGEDSIRLLPYIDFSVIRNHPKIFMGYSDATMVHLFCYKAGLSSFYGPAILTDFAENVEMHEYTIDFIERTLFSQKPIGKVEAAKEWTSEFLDWFVPANSQIKRSMQPNNGYELLQGKGIVSGHLIGGCMEVLEFAKGTELWPKMDHWKDGMLFFETSEEKPSPDHVKRWLRNYAAQGILHVVNGMIFAKPQQEQYYEEYKTIIGTVLQEYDLEHLPVLFNLNFGHTEPKFILPYGAMAEMNCEAKTFSILESGVQ from the coding sequence ATGTTGATGAAACCAAATAAGCTGCAAAAAGGGGATCGTGTGGCAACAGTGAGCCCAAGTTGGGGTGGGGCAGGTGAAACGGAACTTCGCAATCGTTATGAAATTGGTGTAAGGCGGTTAGAAGAGGTGTTTGGGCTGGAAGTTGTGCCAATGCCTAACAGTTTAAAAGGTGCCGCATATGTCTATGAAAACCCACAAGCTCGTGCGGAGGATTTGATGCAAGCCTTTCAAGATCCAACCATTAAAGCGATTATTGCCAACATTGGCGGGGAAGATAGTATTCGACTCTTACCATACATTGATTTTTCTGTCATTCGTAATCATCCGAAGATCTTCATGGGCTATTCTGATGCAACAATGGTGCATTTGTTCTGTTACAAAGCAGGTCTATCCTCTTTCTACGGTCCAGCCATATTAACCGATTTTGCTGAGAATGTGGAGATGCATGAATATACCATTGATTTTATCGAGCGAACGCTTTTTTCTCAGAAACCGATTGGCAAAGTGGAAGCAGCCAAGGAATGGACGAGTGAGTTTTTGGATTGGTTCGTCCCTGCAAACAGCCAGATAAAAAGGAGTATGCAACCGAATAACGGATACGAGTTGCTACAAGGAAAAGGCATTGTTTCGGGGCACTTAATCGGTGGATGTATGGAAGTATTGGAATTTGCCAAAGGGACAGAGCTTTGGCCGAAAATGGATCATTGGAAGGATGGCATGTTATTTTTTGAAACATCAGAAGAAAAACCATCACCAGACCATGTGAAACGTTGGTTAAGAAATTATGCTGCCCAAGGCATTTTGCACGTAGTAAACGGTATGATTTTTGCAAAACCGCAGCAAGAGCAGTATTATGAAGAATATAAAACTATAATTGGGACAGTGTTACAAGAGTATGATTTAGAACATTTGCCAGTCCTGTTTAATTTGAACTTTGGCCATACAGAACCGAAATTTATTTTGCCTTACGGAGCAATGGCGGAAATGAATTGTGAGGCAAAGACATTTTCAATACTAGAAAGCGGTGTGCAATAA
- a CDS encoding HAAS signaling domain-containing protein, producing MMKIKSTDTYLRKLEEELMELPKEERIAIVAEIEDHFSNAIMEQTKQGTSKEDAERFILQTFHSPNVLAESYVTSSSTNNFDQLTVSVFIIGLWSAASGTLLAQFLDIYDLGKLTAGMLGVAISIIHLFLKKEWRKLEVQTLRAFKYIIPFVLFPASLFLFWLQGEINAYTITYLISFWIFIGLCYGLFHRVYKRVMS from the coding sequence ATGATGAAGATCAAAAGCACTGATACCTATTTAAGAAAATTAGAAGAAGAGCTGATGGAGTTACCGAAAGAGGAACGAATAGCCATCGTAGCTGAAATTGAGGATCATTTCTCCAATGCCATCATGGAACAAACGAAACAAGGAACTAGCAAAGAAGACGCCGAACGTTTTATACTTCAAACCTTCCATTCTCCTAATGTTTTAGCAGAATCCTATGTAACCTCTTCCAGCACAAATAATTTCGATCAACTTACTGTATCTGTTTTTATTATTGGCTTATGGAGTGCGGCAAGTGGGACTTTACTTGCGCAATTTCTAGATATTTATGATCTTGGCAAGTTAACTGCAGGTATGCTTGGGGTAGCTATTTCTATTATTCATCTATTCTTAAAAAAAGAGTGGCGAAAATTAGAAGTGCAAACATTACGTGCTTTCAAGTATATTATCCCTTTCGTTTTGTTCCCTGCCTCCCTTTTCTTATTTTGGCTTCAAGGGGAAATTAACGCCTATACAATCACCTATTTAATTAGTTTTTGGATATTTATTGGACTATGTTATGGCTTATTTCATCGGGTTTATAAACGGGTGATGAGTTAA
- a CDS encoding PTS sugar transporter subunit IIC, which produces MIEWLEDHLMEPLGKIAQNKYLQSIRDAFVIFALPVIITGAIFLIIANPPSAIDWGPIQAWERAVAPIQAELLFPFNLTFGLMALTVSFGIGYSLATRHDMDAVMAGILSMLAFFMTAFPVTDITKVPFGDILNYLGGQGLFVAIILGIATTELMRFLIKKGFTFEMPAGVPPYVMRTFRALIPFMIILPLVWIISWIVWANYEVTLPQLVLDLFSPLVSASNSYWAAIGMNLLMLILWSIGIHGMNVVSSVAYPFWMTQLAENADAVKAGTEATGIVTEPFFHMFTHIGGSGATLGLVIFMLFSASAQLKQVGKTAIIPSLFNINEPVIFGVPIVLNPILIIPFVLGPAIIVTVNYILFATGILPPVIIQPPFTVPIFLGGFIATGGSWLAGLVQIMNAVIATVIYYPFFKKYEKQLTMQEKEEEPAAVGN; this is translated from the coding sequence ATGATTGAATGGTTAGAAGATCATTTGATGGAACCTTTGGGTAAAATTGCGCAAAACAAATATTTACAATCAATTCGTGATGCCTTTGTTATTTTTGCTTTACCGGTTATTATAACAGGAGCTATTTTCCTGATTATTGCCAATCCACCATCAGCTATTGATTGGGGACCGATTCAAGCATGGGAAAGAGCAGTGGCCCCCATCCAAGCCGAATTGTTATTTCCATTTAATTTAACATTTGGTTTAATGGCTTTAACGGTATCATTTGGTATTGGCTATAGTTTAGCAACAAGACATGATATGGATGCGGTGATGGCAGGTATACTATCTATGTTGGCCTTTTTCATGACCGCTTTTCCTGTAACGGACATTACGAAAGTTCCCTTTGGTGATATTTTAAATTATTTAGGTGGACAAGGATTGTTCGTTGCGATCATTTTAGGGATTGCTACAACAGAACTCATGCGGTTTTTAATTAAGAAAGGATTTACGTTTGAAATGCCAGCGGGAGTACCCCCATATGTGATGCGAACATTCCGAGCACTAATTCCATTTATGATTATTTTACCGCTTGTTTGGATTATCTCTTGGATCGTCTGGGCGAACTATGAAGTAACACTTCCGCAATTAGTACTTGATTTATTCAGTCCATTAGTTAGTGCGTCGAATTCGTATTGGGCAGCAATTGGTATGAATCTTTTAATGCTTATTTTATGGTCCATTGGTATTCATGGAATGAACGTTGTTTCTTCTGTTGCCTATCCATTTTGGATGACACAGCTAGCGGAGAATGCGGATGCTGTGAAAGCAGGTACAGAAGCAACTGGTATCGTTACAGAGCCATTCTTCCATATGTTTACACATATTGGTGGATCTGGTGCTACGCTCGGGCTCGTCATTTTTATGTTGTTCTCCGCTTCAGCACAATTAAAACAAGTGGGGAAAACAGCGATTATCCCATCACTGTTTAATATTAACGAGCCAGTTATTTTTGGAGTGCCAATCGTGCTGAATCCAATTTTAATTATTCCATTTGTTTTAGGACCAGCAATTATTGTTACTGTAAACTACATTTTATTTGCGACTGGCATATTACCACCGGTCATTATTCAACCACCATTTACAGTACCTATTTTCCTTGGCGGATTTATTGCCACAGGTGGATCATGGTTAGCGGGATTAGTGCAAATTATGAACGCCGTCATTGCAACGGTAATTTACTACCCATTCTTTAAGAAATATGAAAAACAATTAACTATGCAGGAAAAAGAGGAAGAACCAGCAGCAGTAGGCAACTAA
- the prpB gene encoding methylisocitrate lyase codes for MAWIVDEPKTQKELAEQFKELIYAEVILQIPGAHDAMAALVAKQTGFHALYLSGGAYTASKGLPDLGMVTSTEVADRARDLVRATNLPALVDIDTGFGGVLNVARTAQEMFEANVAAVQIEDQQLPKKCGHLNGKQLVTKDEMEQKIQAIKKVAPSLVVVARTDARANEGLDAAIERANAYVAAGAEAIFPEALQTDEEFQVFAQKVNAPLLANMTEFGKTPYITAEEFQRMGFKMVIYPVTSLRVAAKAYERIFKLIKEEGTQKNGVTDMQTRKELYETISYDDFEALDKNIAKTVLGE; via the coding sequence ATGGCATGGATTGTCGATGAACCGAAAACACAAAAAGAGTTAGCAGAACAATTCAAAGAGCTCATATACGCAGAGGTGATTTTACAAATTCCTGGAGCCCATGACGCAATGGCAGCGCTCGTTGCTAAACAAACAGGTTTCCATGCGCTGTATCTATCTGGGGGGGCGTATACTGCTAGTAAAGGCTTACCAGATTTAGGAATGGTAACATCAACAGAAGTAGCTGACAGGGCTAGAGACTTAGTTCGGGCTACGAACTTACCAGCTTTAGTAGATATTGACACGGGTTTTGGCGGTGTGTTAAATGTAGCTCGGACAGCCCAGGAGATGTTTGAAGCGAATGTTGCTGCTGTACAAATAGAAGATCAGCAGCTACCAAAGAAATGCGGTCATTTGAACGGGAAACAGCTCGTCACAAAAGATGAGATGGAACAAAAGATTCAAGCAATTAAAAAAGTAGCTCCTTCGCTAGTAGTCGTTGCTCGGACGGATGCCCGAGCGAATGAAGGGTTAGACGCTGCCATTGAACGAGCGAATGCGTATGTAGCTGCTGGAGCAGAAGCGATTTTTCCCGAAGCGTTACAAACGGATGAAGAGTTCCAAGTGTTTGCTCAGAAGGTCAATGCGCCACTTTTAGCAAATATGACTGAATTTGGAAAAACACCCTATATCACTGCTGAAGAATTTCAGCGTATGGGCTTTAAAATGGTGATTTATCCAGTAACTTCTTTACGTGTTGCAGCTAAAGCATATGAACGAATCTTCAAGCTGATTAAAGAAGAAGGTACACAAAAAAATGGTGTTACAGATATGCAAACGAGAAAAGAACTGTATGAAACCATTTCATATGATGACTTTGAAGCGTTAGATAAAAATATTGCGAAAACTGTGCTAGGAGAATAA
- a CDS encoding PTS lactose/cellobiose transporter subunit IIA produces the protein MNGEEIMMQLILHGGNARGAAYEALDAAEEYDFTEAEKKLEEAHEEFVKGHKYQTELIQGQTESATPSFFMIHAQDHIMTAQAEIQLIKRMVTQLRKTESIEKRLEKLEKN, from the coding sequence ATGAACGGAGAAGAGATTATGATGCAGCTCATACTGCACGGCGGAAATGCCCGCGGTGCAGCTTATGAAGCATTAGATGCCGCGGAAGAATATGATTTTACGGAAGCAGAAAAGAAACTGGAAGAAGCACATGAAGAATTTGTTAAAGGCCATAAATATCAAACAGAATTGATTCAAGGGCAAACTGAAAGTGCGACGCCAAGTTTTTTCATGATCCATGCGCAAGATCATATTATGACAGCTCAAGCGGAAATTCAGTTAATTAAGCGTATGGTTACGCAGTTGCGAAAAACAGAGAGTATAGAGAAACGATTGGAAAAGTTAGAGAAGAATTAA
- a CDS encoding excisionase family DNA-binding protein, producing MYMTIPETAEYLSMNEKQLHALVLQGRIRTVHDGEQFLINSEQFQTHFEQVEKYRAMIQDYLNEPIPEDLDVKDED from the coding sequence ATGTACATGACGATTCCTGAAACAGCAGAATATTTGTCTATGAATGAAAAGCAATTACATGCACTTGTGTTGCAAGGGAGAATTAGAACTGTGCATGATGGTGAACAATTTCTAATTAACAGTGAACAATTTCAAACCCATTTTGAGCAGGTGGAAAAATATCGGGCGATGATTCAAGACTACCTCAATGAACCGATTCCTGAAGATTTGGACGTGAAAGATGAAGATTAA
- a CDS encoding aspartyl-phosphate phosphatase Spo0E family protein, protein MKVIDPNPSRLAASIHDKKKEMITLGLKYGLTDRRTVKCSQQLDKLLNLHNSLRPFYVASFTFFYFLA, encoded by the coding sequence ATGAAAGTGATTGACCCAAATCCATCTAGATTGGCTGCAAGTATTCATGACAAGAAGAAAGAAATGATTACATTAGGTTTAAAGTACGGGTTAACTGATCGAAGGACTGTAAAATGCAGTCAACAGCTTGACAAGCTATTAAACTTACACAATAGTTTAAGACCTTTTTATGTGGCTAGCTTTACTTTTTTTTATTTTCTAGCTTAA
- a CDS encoding PadR family transcriptional regulator: protein MTNHDRWFIQIRKGLAELAVMILMKDSAVYGYQLTKALKSNPMFELSDGSIYPLLKRLEANELVDTYWDNPVTGLRRKYYQLSTKGAQVLTERLNLFQESMDLLWKLQKEVMDDEDQKH from the coding sequence TTGACCAATCATGATAGGTGGTTTATTCAAATTCGAAAAGGCCTTGCTGAACTCGCTGTTATGATCCTAATGAAAGACAGTGCTGTGTATGGATATCAACTTACAAAAGCATTAAAATCCAATCCCATGTTTGAGCTTTCGGATGGATCTATTTATCCACTTTTAAAAAGATTAGAAGCGAACGAGCTAGTAGATACGTATTGGGATAACCCAGTTACGGGCTTACGCAGAAAGTACTACCAACTATCTACAAAAGGCGCCCAAGTTTTAACAGAACGTTTAAATTTGTTTCAAGAATCCATGGATTTGTTATGGAAATTACAGAAGGAGGTCATGGATGATGAAGATCAAAAGCACTGA
- a CDS encoding PTS sugar transporter subunit IIB: MENNQEIKLIILCSWGATSSQLAKKVQDAAKKRGLSVTVDAGGTGEFKQKASNYNVALLEPQVRHLKKEVTKTAEQFDIPVDLVDQRAFALMDGDKVLDQALKLINK, translated from the coding sequence ATGGAAAACAACCAAGAAATCAAATTAATTATTTTATGTAGTTGGGGAGCAACTTCCAGTCAATTAGCGAAAAAAGTGCAAGATGCAGCGAAAAAAAGAGGTCTGTCTGTAACTGTTGATGCAGGAGGTACAGGAGAATTTAAACAGAAAGCGAGCAATTACAATGTAGCTTTACTAGAACCGCAAGTTCGTCATTTGAAAAAAGAAGTGACTAAAACAGCAGAGCAATTTGATATCCCAGTTGATTTAGTGGATCAACGTGCTTTTGCATTGATGGATGGCGATAAAGTATTGGATCAAGCTTTAAAATTAATAAATAAATAA
- a CDS encoding sigma 54-interacting transcriptional regulator, translated as MSKINEVKAVLRTESGKREGVTAKGVSGLLHIDRSTASRYLNELVKQKDAVKVPGKPVKYIANIHAEETDLNYAEGIGKSLRPILEQGMAALLYPSRNIPILLTGETGTGKTYLAETLCKLARKRMSDQGDVPFVTFNCADYAQNAELLVGQIFGVKEGAFTGANEDRAGLVEKADGGILFLDEIHRLPPSGQEMLFYLMDKGVYRVLGEATKDRYATITIIGATTEDPHKALLPALVRRFSIKLILPSLKERTREEREELVNYFLRQEANKMDTSLAITDQSREALLLYPCPGNIGQLKGDIQIACAHAYLRYLNKQEEKVTIQIADLPDNIASFGSSSSLEQREVTSTIEGEKAISEHLPNIYQKIAKQADHQSIHITIQKYIADLSKKYRQPDFVQQGWQQLIDEDLFHALLDAKNRLSYLPVHFNNNQLYVIGLHLQNYRNHQHEAREELPIVVHHNPAYREAAQQLATHLHTTIGLALPEEEIALLAHFLTANESNVLHAEQSIAVILVTHGATTASSMAEVTNTLLGNEVIQAIDMPLHVSATEIYQQVKQKISTMTHIKGALLLVDIGSLITMGDAIKHDLDVQVKTLSSVNLPMVLEAGRKSLTSNVSLEEIYQATKKAMTIFVKEKTNYSPVEKKRMITTVCFTGEGAAQLLESWIEDQLAEVDEDVLIRSVRIDPTTKDASMLEELKQHYDIVAIIGTVPVTIEGVPYIPAWELLQEEGIARMTKLLEVTRKSPKLREGEVKQNEVFPLVSKGLAEIVTFINPQSLVAILNDYMEPIATYYHWDVNRKLGMWMHLGSLMDRLVGAKLQNNMEQLLASVPIDRQFTVAAGEKEIWEPLFAKLEAKYHLPIYEPIRNALQKLSR; from the coding sequence ATGAGTAAAATAAACGAAGTAAAAGCGGTGCTACGTACAGAATCAGGCAAACGGGAAGGGGTAACAGCGAAAGGTGTCAGCGGGCTTTTGCATATTGATCGTTCTACGGCGAGTCGCTACTTAAATGAGTTAGTAAAGCAAAAGGATGCCGTAAAAGTACCAGGAAAACCAGTGAAATATATCGCAAATATTCACGCGGAAGAGACAGACTTAAACTATGCAGAAGGTATTGGCAAAAGTTTGCGTCCTATTTTAGAACAAGGGATGGCAGCTTTATTATATCCTTCGCGAAATATCCCGATTTTACTTACGGGGGAAACAGGTACGGGGAAAACGTATCTTGCAGAAACTTTATGCAAATTAGCTAGAAAACGGATGAGCGATCAAGGGGATGTCCCATTTGTAACTTTTAACTGTGCAGATTACGCTCAAAATGCAGAGTTGTTAGTAGGACAAATTTTCGGGGTGAAAGAAGGCGCTTTTACGGGTGCAAATGAAGATCGAGCTGGTCTTGTAGAGAAAGCTGATGGAGGTATTCTATTTTTAGATGAAATCCACCGCTTACCTCCTTCTGGTCAAGAGATGTTGTTTTATTTAATGGATAAAGGTGTTTATCGTGTGCTAGGAGAAGCGACGAAAGATCGGTATGCTACGATTACAATTATCGGAGCGACCACCGAAGATCCGCATAAGGCATTACTTCCTGCTTTAGTTCGGCGGTTTTCGATTAAATTGATATTACCGTCGTTAAAAGAGAGAACTCGGGAGGAAAGAGAAGAGCTTGTCAATTATTTCTTGCGCCAAGAAGCAAACAAAATGGATACGAGCTTAGCTATAACAGATCAAAGCCGTGAAGCGCTGCTCTTATATCCTTGTCCGGGAAATATAGGTCAATTAAAAGGTGACATTCAAATTGCCTGTGCACATGCTTATTTACGTTACTTAAATAAACAGGAGGAAAAAGTAACAATTCAAATAGCAGATTTACCAGATAATATTGCTAGCTTCGGTAGCTCTTCTTCTTTAGAACAACGGGAAGTAACTTCTACCATTGAAGGGGAAAAAGCGATTAGTGAGCATCTCCCTAATATTTATCAAAAAATAGCTAAACAAGCGGATCATCAATCGATTCATATAACGATTCAAAAATATATTGCTGATTTATCAAAGAAATATCGTCAGCCCGACTTTGTGCAGCAAGGGTGGCAACAATTAATTGATGAGGATTTGTTTCATGCTTTATTAGACGCTAAAAATCGACTATCTTATTTGCCCGTACATTTTAATAATAATCAATTGTATGTGATCGGTTTACATTTACAAAATTATCGCAACCATCAACATGAAGCAAGGGAAGAACTCCCCATTGTTGTGCATCATAACCCAGCGTACCGAGAAGCGGCGCAACAGTTAGCTACCCATTTACATACAACGATAGGATTAGCTTTACCAGAAGAAGAAATTGCCTTATTGGCTCACTTTTTAACGGCTAATGAAAGCAATGTGCTTCACGCTGAGCAATCGATCGCGGTTATTTTAGTTACACACGGGGCAACTACTGCTTCCTCCATGGCCGAAGTGACAAATACGTTATTAGGAAATGAAGTCATTCAAGCGATTGATATGCCATTACATGTTTCAGCTACAGAAATATATCAGCAGGTAAAGCAAAAGATAAGTACGATGACACATATAAAAGGTGCGCTCTTACTTGTAGATATTGGCTCCTTGATCACGATGGGAGATGCGATAAAGCATGATTTGGATGTGCAAGTAAAAACCTTATCGAGTGTTAATTTACCGATGGTATTAGAAGCTGGTAGAAAGTCACTTACTTCCAATGTGAGTTTAGAAGAAATTTATCAAGCTACGAAAAAAGCAATGACTATTTTTGTGAAGGAGAAAACAAATTATTCCCCAGTAGAAAAAAAGCGTATGATTACTACCGTTTGTTTTACAGGAGAAGGGGCTGCGCAATTACTAGAATCGTGGATTGAGGATCAATTAGCAGAAGTAGATGAGGATGTTCTCATTCGTTCAGTGCGCATTGATCCGACTACAAAAGATGCCTCCATGTTGGAGGAGTTAAAACAACATTATGATATTGTCGCTATTATTGGAACAGTTCCTGTTACGATAGAAGGAGTGCCTTATATTCCTGCTTGGGAGCTTTTACAAGAAGAAGGCATTGCGAGAATGACTAAATTACTAGAAGTGACGCGAAAATCTCCGAAATTACGAGAGGGAGAAGTAAAGCAGAATGAAGTCTTTCCACTTGTGTCTAAAGGGCTTGCGGAAATTGTCACATTTATTAATCCGCAATCATTAGTAGCAATTTTAAATGATTATATGGAACCTATTGCAACCTACTATCATTGGGATGTAAATAGAAAATTAGGGATGTGGATGCATCTTGGTAGTTTAATGGATCGTTTAGTAGGTGCAAAATTGCAAAATAATATGGAACAGTTGCTTGCATCTGTGCCAATCGATCGGCAATTCACAGTAGCGGCAGGAGAAAAGGAAATTTGGGAGCCGTTGTTTGCCAAGTTAGAAGCAAAATACCATCTCCCAATTTATGAACCAATTCGAAACGCATTACAAAAATTATCGCGTTAA